Proteins from a single region of Haloterrigena alkaliphila:
- a CDS encoding universal stress protein, protein MVDPDRVLVPTLGRPREDEALAYALETFPDADVTLLAVVTPLDAPLSEGGVLERSEERTARARASATDLLESVADPTATERIRVETADGRPGTVIPQYASTEGVDHVVMYGHGTDTSGFVRRILGRGIAATVVERTDEPVTVLE, encoded by the coding sequence ATGGTCGATCCAGATCGCGTCCTCGTCCCCACGCTCGGCCGCCCGCGGGAGGACGAGGCATTGGCCTACGCCCTCGAGACGTTTCCCGACGCCGACGTCACCCTGCTGGCGGTCGTGACGCCGCTGGACGCGCCGCTCAGCGAGGGCGGCGTCCTCGAGCGAAGCGAGGAGCGGACTGCACGGGCGAGAGCCAGCGCAACGGACCTGCTCGAGTCGGTCGCGGATCCGACGGCGACGGAGCGGATCCGGGTCGAGACCGCCGACGGACGGCCCGGAACCGTCATCCCGCAGTACGCGAGCACCGAAGGCGTCGATCACGTCGTCATGTACGGCCACGGAACCGACACGAGCGGGTTCGTCCGACGAATCCTCGGTCGGGGAATCGCCGCCACGGTCGTCGAACGGACCGACGAGCCGGTGACGGTCCTCGAGTGA